The Topomyia yanbarensis strain Yona2022 chromosome 3, ASM3024719v1, whole genome shotgun sequence nucleotide sequence tgtattttaaatctctTGGCTCAATTGGAAAGGGGAcacaattttttattgaatgatgTCCTCATATATCTCAGTTAATGAATATAAGCAAAACCTTAGAAGTAAAGTATTAAAAATGTACTATCTTTATAGTTTTTgctatttctcaaaaaataaatagttaaccttccggcagtcgcgctagaaacactgagtgcacgctgctctgaaaatctaccGAAATAgtcttagagcagctgcggctgctcgttcaataACGGAGGGTTAACATGATCATTTTAATAGTTCAGATCGCTCGTCTGAAAAAGCGGAAAGCTTTTTTCTTTGGCTTTATACAcattaggtctgttccagtaccaggagaaactggaagtactccggagaaaatcgttcctgtactcttcttctcttttttcttcttctggtagcaaaccggagtaaaaaggagcaaagatttttcgctcctttttactccggagtgacttccgtgtactggaacaaacctattgatACCAGTAGAAAATTGCTTTGTACTCTTAACTAATAAATAGTTCTGTATAATTCGTCGACAACAGAAAAAGCTTCAATTGAAAAAATCACAAATAAACGAGAAGATGTAGGTACACAATGATGCAGAACAAACTAAATATCGTcttaaaaatcaacttttggaAAATAGGTGCTGCTCTGTTCCTAATTCtttgttttgagaaaatcgacAAAAACCTCATcgagaacacaattttttttactacttTACCACTAAAACGTTACTTATTTCCATAAGCTGAAAGATGCAATGGCTTTGATGGGTTGGAATTTTCCAACAGCATTCCAGTAGACTTAAAAGAACGGAAATACAAAGTATTCCTTACAGGTATTTCAACACAAGAAAatcatttacaaaaaaatcagtaacCCTCAAATATGATACTCTTTTACCCCTGAGGAAGTTTATTACCATGAACTACgtcatttttacaaaaaaaaaatgaataagccTTGTGGAAAAAGGCTAAATCATTGCTCTAATATATAATAGTACAAGTTTCAtcatttcagcatttttgtagTTTGTGATACAATGAATTATAGCATCGTAAGGTTGTGAAATACTCTACCCTCCGCCCCTTAATCTTTTTTTTCTCCCACAAGTGCCCTCTTTCTTGCTGGCGTGATCGATTTTGCGCTTGCATCaacagaatgaataaaataaaaataaaaccttACACTTGCAACCGCTGGCCCATGTCCTGGATCAAATTCGCCGCGCGCTGCCTGTACATGAGTTCCTGATCAGCGTCCATACCGCATTTGCGGCTGGGTGAATTAGCCAATTGCTCCGACGTAAAGTACCATTTGGAATCATCCTTTGCTAAACttccgctgctgctgctactggtgCTTCCACTAGCGCTTCCAGACGCCATTAAAAGACCAAAATATTGCGAACCGTTTGCCAGCAGAAAATTGCCGTACTTATTTCGCAGTGGAGTTAAACACGGCACAAACTATCAGCTTGAAAACCACAATATTGATTCAAATCTTTCTTCAACTTAAAAAATCACATTCCTTGTAAACAAAACATCACACTGATCACAGCATAGGAAAATAACTGCGTGTTGAAAAGCTAGCCTCGTTCCTGTGCCTACACCCGTGAACACACTCACACAAGTGCACCTATTTCCGCTACCTTCGGTTCCTCTACTGACAGCTTGGCAGGTAAATAACTGCACACACACTTCAAAGTACCCCACACTCGCACTGTACCGTGCGTACTTCCAAGAGAAAATTTTCCAATATGGCGACCACAGTGCAGTGATTTGTTATTGCCCGTGGAAGTCGCTGTAGGAACTTACTCTGCAGATTTCCGtcaattttaggctgataacaATCGTGAGTATCGTAAAATTACCCACAGGTCGTTACTTTGACACCTAGCCGACATAGATATGATAAAATCAAACTGCGAACGATCCTTTTAGTAGCGTGAATTTGAGCTGCAAAAAAATTTCATCATTCATTCATTGAAAGCATCAGCAGGCGAAAACTGCTACCCAAGACGCCATTGTTTTACGTAGGGAACAAGTAGGCTGGGTGTTACGTGTGTGCTTTCCGCCGTATCGCGAAACTTGACTTTCACCGTCTCTCGATTCCACAAGCGCCCTcaaattttccttttttcgaaCCTTACGTATAGTTCCGATGTTCGAGAACTAACGGAAATGCAGGACACTAGCGTCCTTGAGTAGACGGGAGTAGTTCCAGCGAGTGGTATGTGAGTTTTGTAAGGATATTTACGCGTAGAAAAATGCACTTCACTGAGTTATGTTTCGCACTCCGTAATGGCCGACCTCACAACGGCGAGATTCAGGTATTTGACGTTTGCTCTCAGATTAGCATTCCAGAGAGCAGTTATCTGTCACTATCAGGGTTGTAATTGTACTAAAAATTGAATTACACATAAATGCCATTACCTGCTACACACTTTAAAACCACtacctaccagtaggtaatttCAATTTGCTGTAATCTACCCGAGTTTTCTAGAGATTTCGTTTTCTTTACATAACGTCCatttgtaattatgaagtgcgaggcactaggggcagatcacttgtgatgcattttgaaaaatcagcgaatttaaatgcatttctttccatcaaaatattcaaattttattttgcgttgcgtgtaagacgtcaaaaccctacaaaaactagccctatattcaacacaacgtcgaacaaagtggatcagcgtaggacgattgttaaatAAACTTttgtgcgagggagtgcaaagttgatgcaaaaatggaaattaaatgcatttttctaatttgatgcaaatttgttatacattcctagagtgatctgcgaCGACTTCAGAATAAAACCAATAAAGCGTTTCATATTATTTCGCTTGAAGTCTGGAGAAAGTTTTATCAAACTCGTGCATCTAATTTACATAAGTGTATCATATGTTGGCCGATTAGTCAACTTTAATTTTACAGAAACGAGAAATTGGTTcatacagaatattttaatctaaACAAATAATGTTTTGTACACAATCGAAACAAAACTAATATTTTTGCAACATTGGTAAGGAGCGGTGTGCCATTTTTACAAGGATTAGAAAAATATATGAAGAGGTGAAaaaagaagccagctggcggatcctatcctagggaTGAAGTTAAGTCGGCGTTGGGGAATatcattatttttgggtaaatttggactccCTCTCTTTCGTTTGAGGAAGTAGGATGCACAGATTTCAGAGTACCTAATGTATGTAATGCAAGTTTTTTACagcccctggcaaccctatatcAACATACGGGGTTTgaccaggtatctgctacgccgccatgatttcatcatgttattcacctacatgtccaaaacaacacatttcttcaattagctgTCCAATATCAAAGATGTCATTAAGAAGATAATTCTTAATGACATCTTTGGTTAAAGTATAGGTTCTAAGGAATGTTGTCCcaaatatacatatatatatatatatatatatatatatatatatatatatatatatatatatatatatatatatatatatatatatatatatatatatatatatatatatatatatatatatatatatatatatatatatatatatatatatatatatatatatatatatatatatatatatatatatatatatatatatatatatatatatatatatatatatatatatatatatatatatatatatatatatatatatatatatatatatatatatatatatatatatatatatatatatatatatatatatatatatatatatatatatatatatatatatatatatatatatatatatatatatatatatatatatatatatatatatatatatatatatatatatatatatatatatatatatatatatatatatatatatatatatatatatatatatatatatatatatatatatatatatatatatatatatatatatatatatatatatatatatatatatatatatgtatatttgGGACAACATTCCTTAGAACCTATACTTTAACCAAAGATGTCATTAAGAATTATCTTCTTAATGACATCTTTGATATTGGAcagctaattgaagaaatgtgttgttttggacatgtaggtgaataacatgatgaaatcatggcggcgtagcagatacctggtcAAACCCCGTATGTTgatatagggttgccaggggctGTAAAAAACTTGCATTACATACATTAGGTACTCTGAAATCTGTGCATCCTACTTCCTCAAACGAAAGAGAGggagtccaaatttacccaaaaataatgatATTCCCCAACGCCGACTTAACTTCAtccctaggataggatccgccagctggcttcttttTTCACCTCTTCATATATTTTTCTAATCCTTGTAAAAATGGCACACCGCTCCTTACCAATGTTGCAAAAATATtagtttatatatatatatatatatatatatatatatatatatatatatatatatatatatatatatatatatatatatatatatatatatatatatatatatatatatatatatatatatatatatatatatatatatatatatatatatatatatatatatatatatatatatatatatatatatatatatatatatatatatatatatatatatatatatgaaactTTAAGGTTCTACTTACCATAACATAAACGCTTGAATTTCCTCAAAAATACCACACCATTTCTCTTCCCTTATTTTCATGAATTGCGACGGTTCCTTGAAAACCACGAAAGAAAATTTTCCTTTACACTACTAGCACACCGAGCCACTATACAGAATCACCTCACCGAAGGAAACGCTTTTCATTAATATTTTTCGGAACCAAATATCACtgttggtttttttttaattttcttcgcAATAATGGCCTTTAAATTGGTTTTTTGCAggatagaataaaaaaaatcgacttcctGGGATAGTTTCTCCTGGGATTCGAGCTCGCGTTTACAAACAGCCGTTCACAACTACCTTCACGTTTTAATTTCTAATATGGTGAACGACTAAGAAATGTAATTTGCGccttaaacgcgattatctcgaaatcatgctTTTCCAAAAACATCTTTGCTGTGACGATTGCcgaaaagttttcaaccgatctcttttttttaaattgttggtaattgggtcattaagctatatatagtttcccgttccattcgataaattttaggacCAATATAGATAATGTTGTAACaatgtttatttaaaaaaaaaatttcgttgtaatacgtaaaaacgattttttttgtttttcaaaataaatcttatgcaaattttacaaccatacataggaaaactgcggttgtttacatcaggtctatcaagacaacacccaaagtgtgaaaaaactatatgcattggatggtgtttatgtcaaataaaaataaccctgcgggaaaaccgggaaagcatgtattaatttttttctggcaGGGCATCATTtatcgtgaaattcgatatgttatgattttttaaatttcttttcgGGTGGCGCTATTTTGGCTTATTTAGAAAAATCGTCCCCGTTCGCAAAAATTAAGAATGTATGCAATGAACCGTTCAAGGACATCTCAAGTCTCTGTaccaacgatttttttgtttgtttttatgctTTCAGTTGAGTTGTTAGACAGGAATCGTACTCACGGCAAACCTATTTAAAATACGATTTGCAAAacttgggtcattaaatgaataaaattcgaCTTTTATTTCATAACCCGATAGAGTTCATCTTTCTAAATATACTTATTTATATGCAGAGCCGTAGCGCGaacttctggcgcccttggcgaagtctcagttttgcgcaTCTTTGGTGTTAACTTACAGCATTTAACTAACACAAACTCGAGGAGCAGATGTTTCAGCTCGATAACATCAAGTTCTTTCGTGAATTGAAAGGGTCGAAGTAACGTTACAATGCAGTCGGATGTTTGCTCATTTATTGGTAATCACACGAAAAGTCAGCAACTTGGCAAAGCAGTTTTTTcaattaacccttaaaggcgcaaagcatttttttttcaaattttctgaaatttgtctaacagttttaatacgttacaatgataattttgagatggttttcgcaatgttgttttaaaacaacattgcgcatttaagggttaaaaactGCTGAAAGGAATGTCATTCCTTTGACTTGTCTTTCAATTATATCTCCCATAATTTCTGTCTCTGCCTTCGTATTCTTTAAATTTGAATTAGAACTAGTTTCTCTTCGAGCAAAAACTGCATTAGTTTTGCAACCCTTTGGTGTTTATATTCTCTTCTTTTTCAGTGTTCAGCTCACTTGGAAATGGCGCATTCTGTTGACTTATTTCATTATTTATCATCACAAAAATTGAAAAGCCGGTTATGATTTCAGCGCCCCTCTGaggctggcgcccttggcgggggccaacctggacaaccgcacgctacggctcaGTATATATTTTCAACCTTTAACACTTCAGAATcatgtttaattgattttctaaaaGAATGAAAACGGACGGGAAATGAATTATTCATATATCTTCGCTAcataatatattaaatattattGAGTATTGataacccgaatagaaatgtactgtaacaaaaccatgattttcattgtgacagtacagtaattttacaataatttacagtaagttctaATGTTATGTGACAatgaaaaaacaataaactttaacgtatTTACGGTAAATTGCAATGTAAAAacgacttttacagtgaaaaaggggggtggttatgtatcttaacatcaaaacaatcgatttttctccatgcattttttttcttgaaaacagtaaaatttaatgtgaatttactgtgtcagttttttgctgaacagtaaaattgattgttgcatgaaattttattgtaaatctactgcgagaacACTGcgacgaacaatgttgaaacagtaataactataatatttattgttttatggttGTTTGTAGGGTTAATGCTATTGTGAAATTCTATTCGGGAAaacatcaatttagactgtttttggctacgttttgcAGGCAATTgggctattgtaaatattctaggagaattgtactgAGCATTGGaatataaaaattgagcagcttctagcaataagaatctttatgaaaaaggcttttcgtgtttcttggcgTCACCGCTTTTAaggcaaaaaatagttttgaaacctaacatgcactagaaaaaagttagtcatgaaagggttaaaagaaATCCACAATTTCatgatttttaaaatgttctagCAATATGAATGCAGCGTCCCTTATGTATCGTTTCAACGTGAAGATGTCAATAGTTATACACATTACTTTTCTTTCAGTGCGATTTTAGTACATATAGGCTTGTTTGTCACCAAGCTTCTGATAGAGAAAATGCGAGACCAAAACAATCTTGTAAGAGCTCCACGTTTTTTGTTCACTTggtaattttttataaaatttattatttatttcttccAGAAGAGTCCGAAGAAAATGAGCTATCCTCGTGGACAACAGAGGACTCGCCCATATCAGCATACATCTAAAACCACAGGAACATCCGTCACGGGAGGAGGTCGCGTCCCTATTTCGAGCCATCGTTGCGCCGTAGTCCCAGAAAAAAGTGTAGTTGATCAGGGAACAGCACTACGCAATCAAATTCACATGGAGATCGAGAAAAAATCCAAAGCCTGTTCGAATCTTACGTATGAGTGTACACTACCTCGGCTAGAACAATACAATTATTGCAAGCGGCACATTTTGCAAGATCCCCGAGCACCGTACAAACAGTGCGCGTATTTCTTTGCATCGAACGGCAAGCGTTGCCATGAACCGGCTCCAAAATATGATAACAAAAAGGATTATGGAACAAATTACTGTTTTGAGCACAGCCGATTGACCCAGCTGACAAAAACTAAATCTACAATTGGCAAGCACACACCCATTGAGACAACGGAAACCTTACTTCATAGTCTGGCACACCATGTCAAAGTGGATAAATCTAAGCAGCAGCAATCAGCAAATTGTTCTCTTAAAATTTCCGTTCACGAAGACGATGAAGATGGCGATGTGGATGTGGTCACGCCGTCCGTGGATCCGTACGGTAAGTTGGATGCTAGTAAACAGGTTTTCTTTTATTGTATGCTTCTTTCGTTATAGCCGATATTGATGTAGCAGCAATCAATGACTCCGCCCGCGTTGTATTAGACTACGCATCTGATAGTAGTTCCGACGAGGAAGCCACCACAATTGGAAATACATGGCGCGGCTACGAGATGGACAATTCTGACAACGAAAGTGTCGACTCACAAAATGAGGATCTACTGAAACACGCCGGAATCTATACCGCAGAAGAAGCAACTTTAATCACTAAAGAGAAGTTGATAAGGTTACAAGCGCTGTACATTGACCAATTCCATCGTCTACAACACGTGCTGAAGGAAAAACGAAGGCGGTACCTTCATGAGCTACGCCGCGAACAGGAACAATGCTGTAGTATTCATGTCCAGGTCAAAGACACGCCGAAGGAACGCATAATGTACGAAAAGTTGAAGGCTTTGAATCATTATCATAACAAACACGGTATGGAGGCGATTTTACATCGAAAGTATCTAGAAAAAAGGGCCAAAGCTACGGAAGGTTTGCAACAGAAGGTTCCGACATATCCAAAGTGTGCGTTTACGGAGGGTGGCGTCAAATGCGGGGAAAGAACGTTGCCCTGTTGCAAATTCTGTCGGAAGCATATTCTGGAAGATAAAAAGCAGGTTCTGTTCAAATTTTGCGGCGTTGAAAAGAGCGGAGTTGTGTGTCAAGAACCCTTAGCAAATCTTTTCGAAAATTCGACCTGTTATTTACATGTGGATCTCCCAGCGCAGAAAACATTCACAAAGAAAAAGTTCGAGTCGGAATCTGAAGGGGAGGAAGAGCCTCAGTCTGAAACAAAACAGATAGTGATTGACACCGTAGCGAATGACCAGAAAAACTCTCCTTCCCAAACGTCCAGCACTACTACGACTACTGTAGCTGAAACGGATGATCAGGACTTATCCAACGAAGCGCCGATTGTGGAACATAACATCACCATAGTACACGACGATGATCCAGGCAATCTTGAAGATTCGCTTCCGATTTGCGTTATTCCAAAACCGGTACCTGTGAAGGAACCCCTTCGAGAAGGCAAAAACGATGACAGCGAAGATAAGCAGGGATGGGAGAAACCGGAAGCTGAAACCGAGAAGAAATCAACTGAAGAAGCGGCGGACAAGATAAATACTTCAATTTAATTTCATTGTAATAGCAACGGCGTAAGATAATAATCCGAGTAACAAAGTGTAAATTAATACAAACATGAAATAACATAATAATCTAATGTACTCTCCCGAAATAAACGTTTCTGCTAAAACTTATCACATATGTTGTATTGTGAATGAGAAATGCGGTGGAAATCATACGGATGATTTTTGTGGAAGGAATGTGGAAAGTGTCACTACTGTGAACGAAATGCACACAATCTCCCCACATGTACCGCGtccaaacagcgcgaggagaaactCAAGCATGTGTTTCAGAAAGGCTTTGAGCGATATTTTACAGAAATGTTAAAAGAGCTACGCCACCGGGGTCTATGAATGTCTATACTAGCTTAATGTatgattttttagtgtttcggattctccttgtccaatccaaaaagtcacaagTCTTGCGCGAACGCTTGTGACAGTTGATGaacttgactaggggtttgtcTCCGACGCTAGCTTAGTTCTGCCGCTAGGTTGGTGTCGCATTTTGATGAGACGAAGGCGAAActcaaatttcataactaatttagtttttGGGTTTGTCCTCTTCATGtgcaaaaatagttttaaacaattttctccttaacgGAGAaagtttttataaaaatttcttttccactaaggagaaatacatgcagaaaaaaatcaatgagAATAAACATATTTTGGTTTTAATTAACAATTTTCCTGTTTAATATAATGATAAgcaagattcaggtttgattcaatcaatactgttgcttgaaattaccaacaaatTCATGTGTTGGCTTTTCAAaggtttcaacaaatatttcgtttgaaacagcAAAATCataagtttaaccgaacaaacaagttcgaagaaacaataaaaaaaatctttagtgTTAACCAAAGTAGAGAACAACTCAAAGGGATAGTTcgatcaaataaattttattttgattcaacaatgtttctatttaaaatgcaaacagaAGTATCTACATTTTCCGGCTCAagagtttttgatttttttaattatataaAGTGTTATGGCTCAGTTGACAATAaattcacagagaacagacgtccatcttcagcattcaacttgtgtaaaaatccccAACGGTTGGGATATCTAcactacacggaaacgaaaaactacctaaaattgagttcctttgactcaatctcgcggtatcgtgggggaacttaaaattaggtaaaccgtgttgaaagtagtttccatttaaccacggcaaaaattacaattcattgataggttttttatactcaaatttaagttgaatttacctaattttgagttcaccccaaacaactcaaaagtaccttcctccacggaagacctcgactgagtcgaatctctctttttgtttttgacaacactaataagtgcgaaagcgacgcacaactcaaaagtaagttaaaagaacttttctgcaggttgttttatttaaccgtgtacacCAGGTGCGCTattgtcgtcatgtttttagtggctgagttcgactgaattgacagcggttatacccagtaaagttcagtcggaaatgaactggaattctggctggttccagttcgtattccggctccagtgcaacaaccgattctaactagaatcggttgtgtcactggagccggaatacgaactggaaccagccagaattccggttcatttccggctgagcttaactgggtaccTCTGGTACCTAGAGTTACTATATTaagagttaggcggacacaaaagccggaaaactggcagctcttatttcaggaagaaaacactggcatcccatgtaaatgttcaagctctagcttgataatttcattgtcgtcgtaaTAACTTTAAATGCACGAATAGAAAAACCAATTCGAAGATCTGATGATATGTtttcatacttgtgcgaatatctcttcttgttacaaaaaaaattggttcttttcgtttctctacactcgataacacaagataagagtaaaatagttatgaccataatcacaataccttttccatatacattcaAAGAGAATATattatgtgacgtcatgctcgattggcgaATCAAAGCGTGATTGACTCACAGATGGCAAATATGTAAAAATGATGATGGGAAATTTGACATCCGTCAAACTACAgtgatttttttggtatttaCGAAACCTTCTCTAATATCTTCAACACGGAATCCAAAACGGCAAGAAAAACGTTAGGTAAGTTATAGAAATCAAAGATATAACTGCAAAAATCTGACGTtacttaaatattttttgttttaataaccGCTGACATtggttatttttcagaaaagaaaaaatgtgttgttcACGTGTGCCTGAGCTATTTTAGTGCATCTGGAAATTTtaccacctttttcaaaattccTTATCCAGTGTTTCATAAATGAAAGCAGCTCTTGCACTTCTCCAGTAAGCGCCGAAATTATATGTTCAGCTCATTTTACTTAGGCGGATATTATTGCAAGTAAGAAAAGAGATGCGAAAACCGCATATCCTTCCTTTATTGGACGGATGGATTCTCCGACGTAATGCAGGACGTTCATGGTCgaaatataacaaaaataacataaccTTTCATAATTCAGAGTAGGTTTTGCAATACTTCAAAACTTCATGAACTATAACTTTACCAAATTGCGCAATAAAATAAAGGTAATTTCTTACCAGCACTTTTATATTCcatatcaaaataatttttatttacctATAAgaatatcgtttagaaattcaCTTCCTTTATAAAAATTAACCCATCATCCTTTTTGTAATTGCAGGCCTGACAGACAGGTGTCTCACAACACgttttatttttgctttgaTTCTTCAATTGGCTccggcatttgacatgttcaattggctccgctcagtgtctccgcctaactatgaatatagtaactatactgGTACCA carries:
- the LOC131693335 gene encoding KAT8 regulatory NSL complex subunit 2 isoform X3 — encoded protein: MSYPRGQQRTRPYQHTSKTTGTSVTGGGRVPISSHRCAVVPEKSVVDQGTALRNQIHMEIEKKSKACSNLTYECTLPRLEQYNYCKRHILQDPRAPYKQCAYFFASNGKRCHEPAPKYDNKKDYGTNYCFEHSRLTQLTKTKSTIGKHTPIETTETLLHSLAHHVKVDKSKQQQSANCSLKISVHEDDEDGDVDVVTPSVDPYADIDVAAINDSARVVLDYASDSSSDEEATTIGNTWRGYEMDNSDNESVDSQNEDLLKHAGIYTAEEATLITKEKLIRLQALYIDQFHRLQHVLKEKRRRYLHELRREQEQCCSIHVQVKDTPKERIMYEKLKALNHYHNKHGMEAILHRKYLEKRAKATEGLQQKVPTYPKCAFTEGGVKCGERTLPCCKFCRKHILEDKKQVLFKFCGVEKSGVVCQEPLANLFENSTCYLHVDLPAQKTFTKKKFESESEGEEEPQSETKQIVIDTVANDQKNSPSQTSSTTTTTVAETDDQDLSNEAPIVEHNITIVHDDDPGNLEDSLPICVIPKPVPVKEPLREGKNDDSEDKQGWEKPEAETEKKSTEEAADKINTSI
- the LOC131693335 gene encoding KAT8 regulatory NSL complex subunit 2 isoform X2; the encoded protein is MRDQNNLSPKKMSYPRGQQRTRPYQHTSKTTGTSVTGGGRVPISSHRCAVVPEKSVVDQGTALRNQIHMEIEKKSKACSNLTYECTLPRLEQYNYCKRHILQDPRAPYKQCAYFFASNGKRCHEPAPKYDNKKDYGTNYCFEHSRLTQLTKTKSTIGKHTPIETTETLLHSLAHHVKVDKSKQQQSANCSLKISVHEDDEDGDVDVVTPSVDPYADIDVAAINDSARVVLDYASDSSSDEEATTIGNTWRGYEMDNSDNESVDSQNEDLLKHAGIYTAEEATLITKEKLIRLQALYIDQFHRLQHVLKEKRRRYLHELRREQEQCCSIHVQVKDTPKERIMYEKLKALNHYHNKHGMEAILHRKYLEKRAKATEGLQQKVPTYPKCAFTEGGVKCGERTLPCCKFCRKHILEDKKQVLFKFCGVEKSGVVCQEPLANLFENSTCYLHVDLPAQKTFTKKKFESESEGEEEPQSETKQIVIDTVANDQKNSPSQTSSTTTTTVAETDDQDLSNEAPIVEHNITIVHDDDPGNLEDSLPICVIPKPVPVKEPLREGKNDDSEDKQGWEKPEAETEKKSTEEAADKINTSI
- the LOC131693335 gene encoding KAT8 regulatory NSL complex subunit 2 isoform X1 yields the protein MRDQNNLKSPKKMSYPRGQQRTRPYQHTSKTTGTSVTGGGRVPISSHRCAVVPEKSVVDQGTALRNQIHMEIEKKSKACSNLTYECTLPRLEQYNYCKRHILQDPRAPYKQCAYFFASNGKRCHEPAPKYDNKKDYGTNYCFEHSRLTQLTKTKSTIGKHTPIETTETLLHSLAHHVKVDKSKQQQSANCSLKISVHEDDEDGDVDVVTPSVDPYADIDVAAINDSARVVLDYASDSSSDEEATTIGNTWRGYEMDNSDNESVDSQNEDLLKHAGIYTAEEATLITKEKLIRLQALYIDQFHRLQHVLKEKRRRYLHELRREQEQCCSIHVQVKDTPKERIMYEKLKALNHYHNKHGMEAILHRKYLEKRAKATEGLQQKVPTYPKCAFTEGGVKCGERTLPCCKFCRKHILEDKKQVLFKFCGVEKSGVVCQEPLANLFENSTCYLHVDLPAQKTFTKKKFESESEGEEEPQSETKQIVIDTVANDQKNSPSQTSSTTTTTVAETDDQDLSNEAPIVEHNITIVHDDDPGNLEDSLPICVIPKPVPVKEPLREGKNDDSEDKQGWEKPEAETEKKSTEEAADKINTSI